A genomic stretch from Tenrec ecaudatus isolate mTenEca1 chromosome X, mTenEca1.hap1, whole genome shotgun sequence includes:
- the LOC142434811 gene encoding PRAME family member 27-like: MTVLTDLCFQEDIPNEMLTFLIGRVKQTKDLPHLCCRKLELVRNVAPLPILGEILNIVQLDSVQEMRLLGSWDLQSLNWFAPYLAQMVQLHTLLLSECTLYCIVPGENDEDEAQKLLQQFTTQLLSLHQLHTLMLHSVNFFGNHLHQLLRSLQAPLETLHIRRSLLMDQDLTYLSSCPCTSHLKSLDLSGVRRPGSNYEFLPALLNRVSATLAHLDLADCGITDSDCDYLQPALGHCSQLRTLKLCGNPLSMAVLQTLLFHTFPRCNFAFLELPVPLNCYMDPQLTLPWHTLAEVMEQLRLTLQLHGPQRIRLAYRHCRTLCDAICIRMDN; the protein is encoded by the coding sequence ATGACGGTGCTCACTGACCTGTGCTTTCAGGAAGACATCCCAAatgaaatgctcaccttcctcatcGGAAGGGTCAAGCAGACGAAGGACCTGCCACACCTGTGCTGCAGGAAGCTCGAGCTTGTTCGGAATGTTGCCCCGCTTCCCATTCTTGGGGAGATCCTCAACATAGTGCAGCTagactctgtccaggagatgagaTTGCTTGGTAGCTGGGACCTGCAAAGCCTCAACTGGTTCGCTCCTTACCTGGCCCAGATGGTCCAGCTGCATACACTCCTCCTCTCTGAATGCACCCTGTATTGCATCGTCCCTGGGGAGAACGATGAGGACGAGGCGCAGAAGCTACTTCAACAATTCACCACTCAGCTCCTCAGTCTGCATCAGCTCCACACCCTCATGCTGCACTCTGTGAACTTCTTTGGTAACcacctccaccagctgctcagaagctTGCAGGCGCCCTTAGAGACCCTGCACATACGCCGTTCCTTGCTTATGGACCAGGACTTGACATACCTGTCCTCATGTCCCTGCACCAGCCACCTGAAATCCCTTGACTTGAGTGGTGTACGCAGGCCTGGCTCCAATTACGAgttcctccctgctctgctgaacAGAGTCTCAGCCACCCTGGCCCACCTGGATTTGGCGGACTGTGGCATCACGGACTCGGACTGCGATTacttgcagcctgctctgggtcACTGCTCTCAACTCAGAACCTTGAAACTCTGCGGAAACCCGTTGTCCATGGCTGTCCTACAGACCCTGCTGTTTCACACGTTCCCAAGGTGCAACTTTGCCTTTCTAGAGCTTCCTGTCCCCCTCAATTGCTACATGGACCCCCAGTTAACTCTGCCGTGGCATACCCTTGCAGAGGTGATGGAGCAGCTgaggctgaccttgcagctccatggaccCCAAAGAATACGCCTTGCTTACAGGCACTGTCGCACCCTGTGCGATGCAATCTGCATCCGTATGGACAACTAG